A stretch of Bradyrhizobium diazoefficiens DNA encodes these proteins:
- a CDS encoding ABC transporter ATP-binding protein, with the protein MHMQKAAGGDVLLDVHELETHFYGEDSVTRALDGISFQVKRGETLGVVGESGCGKSVTALSILRLLPKLSAKTVGGEIRFHGRDLLKLSQREIRKIRGNRVAMIFQEPMTGLNPVHTVGRQIAEALQIHTKISRSEAMHKAEEMLGFVRIADPDRRVKNYPHEMSGGMRQRAMIAMALACSPELLIADEPTTALDVTIQAQILRLIVDLKERMGTAVMFITHDLGVVAETCQRVIVMYAGRIVEQANVADLFAHPAHPYTQVLMRSVPDRRRGRRQRLPEIPGIVPTLRDPIIGCSFAPRCPFAIGKCREETPTMRDVGLGHAAACWRSEEVMSA; encoded by the coding sequence ATGCACATGCAAAAAGCCGCAGGCGGTGACGTGCTTCTCGATGTGCATGAGTTGGAGACGCACTTTTATGGCGAAGACAGCGTAACCCGTGCCCTGGACGGCATTAGCTTCCAGGTCAAGCGGGGCGAGACGCTCGGCGTGGTCGGTGAATCCGGCTGCGGCAAGAGCGTCACCGCGCTGTCCATTCTTCGCCTGCTGCCCAAGCTCTCCGCCAAGACCGTCGGTGGGGAGATCCGCTTTCACGGACGTGACCTTCTCAAGCTCTCCCAAAGGGAGATACGAAAGATCCGCGGCAATCGGGTCGCCATGATCTTTCAGGAGCCGATGACGGGTCTGAATCCCGTTCATACTGTCGGTCGTCAGATTGCAGAAGCCCTGCAAATCCATACGAAAATCTCCCGGTCGGAAGCGATGCATAAGGCGGAAGAGATGCTAGGTTTCGTCCGCATCGCGGACCCCGATCGCCGGGTCAAGAACTATCCACACGAAATGTCGGGGGGCATGCGCCAGCGAGCGATGATCGCCATGGCGCTGGCCTGCTCGCCGGAACTGTTGATTGCCGATGAGCCGACCACTGCGCTCGACGTCACCATCCAGGCCCAGATCCTGCGGCTGATCGTCGATCTGAAAGAACGCATGGGAACGGCCGTGATGTTCATCACGCACGATCTAGGTGTTGTTGCCGAGACATGCCAGCGTGTGATCGTCATGTATGCCGGCCGGATCGTGGAGCAGGCGAATGTAGCGGACCTGTTCGCACATCCTGCACACCCCTATACCCAGGTCCTTATGCGCTCGGTGCCCGATCGGCGTCGCGGCCGCAGACAGCGCCTTCCAGAAATTCCCGGTATTGTGCCGACCCTGCGCGATCCGATTATCGGGTGCAGCTTCGCGCCGCGCTGCCCTTTTGCAATTGGCAAGTGCCGCGAAGAGACGCCTACGATGCGCGATGTCGGTCTCGGCCATGCTGCAGCATGCTGGCGTTCCGAAGAGGTCATGAGCGCATGA
- a CDS encoding ABC transporter permease has translation MLVYILRRFVSTLAVMAIVGVFVFLLLRLSSGDPAAVIAGDTATPQMIAAIRENLGLNDPLPVQFVHWATGMLSGDFGISIFTGRPVLELILQRLQPTISLSILTMIVSVAIGVSFGVFAGWRSGGFLDRFLSALTAVGFSLPTFVTGYFFIYYVAIRARWLPVQGYAPIEQGVAPWFEHLILPIMALSLFYIAFIARITRASMIEVLWEDFMRTAAAKGASAYAMLFHHALKNAGVPILTVIGLSFASLIGGVVITESVFNLPGVGRLTVDAINNRDYPIIQGVLILASGVYVLINLAVDLTYTLIDPRIRY, from the coding sequence ATGCTTGTTTACATTCTTCGCAGGTTTGTTTCGACTCTTGCTGTTATGGCAATCGTCGGTGTGTTCGTCTTTTTGTTACTCAGACTTTCTTCTGGTGATCCTGCGGCCGTTATTGCGGGCGACACTGCGACACCGCAGATGATCGCAGCCATTCGCGAAAACTTGGGACTGAACGATCCTCTGCCAGTTCAGTTCGTGCATTGGGCAACCGGCATGTTGAGCGGCGATTTTGGGATCTCCATTTTTACGGGGCGCCCCGTTCTTGAGCTGATCCTGCAGCGCCTGCAGCCGACGATCTCGCTATCGATCTTGACGATGATTGTTTCGGTCGCGATCGGTGTCTCCTTCGGCGTCTTTGCTGGTTGGCGATCTGGTGGCTTTCTCGATCGCTTCCTCTCGGCCTTAACGGCAGTTGGCTTTTCTCTTCCGACTTTTGTGACAGGCTATTTTTTCATATACTACGTCGCAATCAGGGCGCGCTGGCTCCCAGTTCAAGGTTACGCGCCGATTGAGCAAGGAGTCGCGCCCTGGTTTGAGCATCTGATTCTGCCGATTATGGCATTGAGTCTTTTCTACATAGCCTTCATCGCCCGGATCACGCGTGCAAGCATGATCGAAGTTCTATGGGAGGATTTTATGCGTACGGCGGCCGCGAAGGGCGCTTCCGCATATGCCATGCTTTTTCACCACGCTCTGAAGAATGCAGGTGTCCCAATCCTCACTGTGATAGGCCTGAGCTTCGCCTCTCTGATCGGTGGTGTCGTCATTACGGAAAGTGTGTTCAACCTACCTGGTGTAGGTCGTTTGACCGTCGATGCGATCAACAACCGCGATTATCCAATCATTCAAGGTGTGCTGATCCTCGCTTCGGGCGTGTACGTTCTGATCAATCTCGCGGTCGATCTCACTTACACTTTGATCGATCCGCGCATCCGGTATTGA
- a CDS encoding autoinducer binding domain-containing protein: MLNALKRFTVSSGFGRYAYIQVHANDAAAFSDYPAEWLNLYFCKATHDHRLVVTTAKRSMRMFALAAEERGVRRSSGEIQQF; encoded by the coding sequence ATCCTCAACGCGCTCAAGAGGTTTACTGTCTCATCCGGCTTCGGTCGCTATGCCTACATTCAGGTTCACGCGAACGATGCGGCTGCTTTCAGCGATTATCCAGCGGAGTGGCTGAACCTCTATTTTTGCAAAGCGACACACGATCATCGCCTTGTCGTGACGACCGCTAAGCGCAGCATGCGGATGTTTGCCTTGGCGGCTGAGGAGCGCGGTGTGCGCAGGAGCTCGGGCGAGATCCAGCAATTCTAA
- a CDS encoding ABC transporter permease yields MSLISASVDAAPMGRLRFSNLPRFARRHPLLFVGGGLLTVLIILALAAPLYAGDPLNMDPFKRFQSPSGVMWLGTDNLGRDVFARTAFGARTSLLVGLISAASVLTSAIFVGVIAGYNRVVDSILMRIMDGLMAIPTILLAMALVSLTGAGVGILIFAITITHIPGTARLVRSVVLSVRERPYVEAALCGGARLPKVLWRHILPSTIPTLMVQGATLCAGAILTEAGLSFLGAGVPPEIPSWGNMIASSRLYLAIAPWSVFAPGICLAVTVLAVNLLGDGLRDLFDPRVKRGR; encoded by the coding sequence ATGTCTCTTATCTCCGCCTCAGTTGACGCCGCGCCGATGGGCCGGCTGCGCTTCTCCAACTTGCCTCGTTTCGCACGGCGGCATCCGCTGCTATTTGTTGGCGGCGGACTTTTGACGGTCTTGATCATTCTGGCACTTGCCGCGCCGCTTTATGCCGGTGATCCCCTGAACATGGATCCCTTCAAGCGTTTTCAGTCGCCTTCTGGAGTGATGTGGCTCGGCACGGACAATCTGGGCCGGGACGTGTTCGCGCGTACCGCATTCGGCGCGCGGACCTCCCTTCTAGTTGGCCTGATCTCGGCGGCGAGCGTGCTCACCAGTGCTATTTTTGTTGGTGTTATCGCGGGCTACAACCGTGTCGTCGACAGTATCCTAATGCGGATCATGGATGGCCTCATGGCGATTCCGACGATTCTGCTAGCCATGGCGCTTGTTTCTCTGACGGGGGCCGGGGTCGGTATCCTCATCTTCGCCATCACGATCACCCATATCCCGGGCACCGCGCGGCTCGTTCGTTCAGTTGTTCTCAGTGTTCGAGAGCGCCCCTATGTTGAGGCCGCGCTCTGCGGCGGTGCGCGTCTGCCGAAGGTGCTGTGGCGGCATATTCTCCCAAGCACCATTCCGACGCTGATGGTCCAGGGTGCAACTCTCTGCGCGGGTGCGATTCTGACCGAGGCCGGGCTCAGTTTCCTCGGCGCGGGCGTGCCGCCCGAGATTCCGAGCTGGGGCAATATGATCGCGAGTTCTCGCTTGTATCTGGCGATCGCCCCGTGGTCGGTCTTCGCCCCGGGCATCTGCCTTGCTGTCACCGTCCTTGCCGTCAACTTGCTCGGCGATGGCTTGCGCGACCTGTTCGATCCCCGCGTAAAGCGGGGGCGCTGA